From Lotus japonicus ecotype B-129 unplaced genomic scaffold, LjGifu_v1.2 AP026982.1, one genomic window encodes:
- the LOC130727324 gene encoding uncharacterized protein LOC130727324 yields the protein MPPRQDPTNAQLAQAMAQLAQVVAQQVVVTTAQTAAQAQREAEENNRRAEEEARRAQRAERELAQDQIRMRTDFNRHAPPKFQGEAEPEKADLWVQEMEKIFEALHTPDAEKVNLATFMLKGDAEYWWRSARQLMMANHEVITWESFRKAFMDKYFPETAREEMENRFLSLRQGPTSVGEYAARLEALSKHFRFFQNQVDEAYLCNRFMRGLRNEIEKAVRPLGIRVYQQLVEKAREVEAMENRQRGRPENGGSVRPGQNQPGRFNGQRPVGKFDKGKAPMRKPYQRPAAQVPNVVRGAAPVSKEDVTCYKCNEKGHYANECGKEIVCWRCRKPGHVERNCPSAAKAEPVLNTARGRRPSAPGRVFAISGEQAAVTDDLIQGTCLIAGTSLMVLFDSGATHSFIAGTVWRG from the coding sequence ATGCCTCCAAGACAGGACCCCACTAACGCTCAGTTGGCCCAGGCTATGGCCCAGCTGGCGCAGGTCGTCGCCCAGCAAGTCGTCGTTACTACTGCCCAGACTGCAGCCCAGGCTCAGCGAGAGGCAGAAGAGAATAATAGGAGAGCAGAGGAGGAAGCTCGAAGAGCTCAGCGAGCCGAGAGGGAATTGGCTCAAGATCAGATTCGCATGAGAACAGACTTCAACCGGCACGCACCGCCCAAGTTCCAAGGAGAAGCTGAACCCGAAAAGGCTGATCTATGGGTTCAGGAGATGGAGAAGATCTTTGAGGCACTCCATACCCCGGATGCCGAGAAGGTCAACTTGGCCACTTTTATGCTGAagggtgatgctgagtattggtggcgtagTGCCAGACAGCTGATGATGGCCAACCATGAGGTCATCACTTGGGAGTCCTTCAGAAAGGCTTTCATGGATAAGTACTTCCCGGAAACAGCAAGGGAAGAAATGGAGAACAGGTTCCTCAGCTTGAGGCAAGGACCTACCTCTGTGGGAGAGTATGCTGCACGTTTGGAAGCCCTATccaaacactttcgattcttccagaaccaggTAGATGAGGCTTACCTATGCAACAGGTTCATGCGAGGGTTGAGGAATGAGATTGAGAAGGCTGTGAGGCCTTTGGGAATCAGGGTCTACCAACAGCTAGTGGAGAAGGCCCGTGAAGTCGAGGCTATGGAAAACAGGCAGAGAGGCCGCCCAGAGAACGGAGGATCAGTACGCCCGGGACAGAATCAACCGGGAAGATTCAATGGACAGAGACCAGTGGGGAAGTTCGATAAGGGCAAGGCGCCAATGAGAAAGCCTTACCAGCGCCCAGCTGCCCAAGTGCCAAATGTTGTGAGGGGAGCAGCCCCTGTTTCAAAGGAAGATGTGACCTGCTACAAGTGCAATGAGAAaggacactatgctaatgaaTGTGGCAAGGAGATTGTATGCTGGAGATGCCGAAAACCAGGACATGTGGAGAGAAATTGCCCGAGTGCTGCTAAAGCTGAGCCAGTGCTGAATACCGCCAGAGGGAGACGACCATCTGCTCCAGGTCGTGTCTTTGCTATTTCTGGCGAACAGGCCGCTGTTACTGATGACCTTATCCAGGGTACGTGTCTTATTGCTGGGACATCACTAATGGTTTTATTTGATTCGGGTGCCACGCACTCATTCATTGCTGGGACTGTGTGGAGAGGTTAG